In Solanum lycopersicum chromosome 3, SLM_r2.1, the genomic stretch ACTGCACTTAGACATTTAAGAGTATCTTCCTTAGAGTCAACAATCTTGGCATTGTACACATTCTTGTGTCTCTTACCTAGTATAACCAGGTTCCCAGTCACTGAATTTTTTACTCTGCATTCTTTTTCTGTAAAGAGAACATTGTTTCCTTTATCAAATATTTGGGATACACTCAATAGATAATGTTGTAGGCCATTTACATAGTATGTGTTTTCAATTGCATGAGTATCcatggacccaacctttccaattCCCTGAATTTCCCCACTTTTTACATTACCAAAGGCGACGTTTCCACCTTTGATGTTTTTGAGTGAGAGGAAGCTCCTTTTATCTCAAGTCATGTGTCTGGAACATGCATTATCCAAGTACCACTGTTGTTGCTTCCTTCTCACTGATCCCTGCAGCTTAATTTCGGGGGTTAGATTTTGGTACCCAGATCCACTTTGATTTATGCTTAAAGAATGGATGAATAAGATTTTTTCTGGCCCATCTGGAAAGAGAGTTGACTGTAGGGTTTGTTTTTGTTCATTGGTTTTCTCATGATGAGGCTTTCTCAGAGATTTTAAGTTTTTGTTATGAGCAATTAGTTTtctttaacaatcataacttttATGTCGTACCAGCCCACAGGGCATGCATAGACAATCTATGTTGGGATTTTTTACTTGAGAGCTAGTTCTATCAAATCCTATTCCATGTCTCTCAGATGTACGATTCTTATGAATGTTGTCAAGAAATATGGAGGACCTGGTCCATCTCATTCCATTTTCAGCCTCAGTTTTAGTCATAAGAAGCTCTTTGGTTagttcttcattctttttacttaCCAAGTCTAGGTTTTTCCTTAACTCAGTATTTTTGGATAATATATGAGGATTTTGCTTTTCAAGCgtcttgttttcttctcttagtGATGCATAGTCTTCCATTATCAATTACTTTTTTGAATGTATGGTTTTATATGCATCAATGAGAGTGTAGAGTAAAGATTCTAGCTCCCTTTTTGAATATGAGTTTAGATTATCTTGTATGTGATGAAGAATAAcctttttcattcatttcttcttcttctttgtcttcTTCAGAATCTGATCTATCCATGAGTGCTAACATGATTTCTTTTGATCTCCAGGTTTCCTTTTCTTCCTTGGTTTCCACTGCTACTAGAGCAAGATAGTCATAATCATTTTCTTGATCTAGTGCAAGAAGGGATTTGTTTTCTATCTCATCAACCTCAGATTCTTCATCAGATGAATTCTCCATTGTTGCAAAGGCCCTTTTCATTGAGATCTCTGCCTCTTGAGTTGTTATTCTTCTGTTTGAGGGAACAAACTTATCTTTCTTGATGTCTTTTCCTTTCTCAGAGTTTGTCTTTTTCTGCTCTAAAGCCCAAAGTGGACAAAAATTGATGAAGTGATCCGGACTTCCACACTTATGACAGACCTGGTCTTTAGTGTTTTCATTGGATTTTTGAggagttttcttttgaaatttctgTCCTCTTTTTAGCATTCTGGTGAACCTTGTGGTTATAAGGGAAATACTTTCATCCTCAAAATCATCTGATGATGCAGTTGCCTTTAGATACAGATTCCTTTCCTTCCTCTTTCctccaatttccttttcttggtttttcttgAGTTCATATGTGATGAGATTACCAATTAACTCATCCATGACCAGTGTATCTAGGTCGCGGGCTTCAGTGATAGCCTTGACTTTGCTTTCCCAAGTTTAAGGAAGGACACTCAAGAGTTTCCTTACTGCCTTTCCATTGGAAACTATCTCTCCCAAGGAGTACATCTCATTGAAGATTGAAGTGAACCTGGTATGCATGTCTTGTATGGCCTCTCCTTGTGCTATTCTAAATAGTTCATATTGTCTATTTAAGCTATCAATTTTGGACATCTTGACTTGTGTTGTTCCTTCATGAACGGTTTGTAGTGTTTCCCATATGGCTTTGGCATCTTGACAAGACAAGATTCGATTGTATTCGTCTGGTCCTATACCACAGATCAGAATTTTCTTGGCTTTGGCATTGTTTTGCATTGCGAGCTTGTCTTCAGCattctattcttttctttcctttggaATTTTGGTGATTCCATCAGTTGCAGTTTTCATTGGTATAGTTGGTCTATCTAGAATTACTCCCCATAGAGCAGGATTTTCGCCAATAAGATGATCCATCATACGATTTTTCCACAATCCATAGTATTTGCCATTGAATAGTGGTTGTCATGTTTGTGAAGCTCCTTCTTGTGGGGTGATGGTGTTTCCATTGAGTCTTTTCAATGTGTGAATCTTTTATCGAAaagacctgctctgataccaaatgaAGAAACCTATCCCCTAgaacaagaaccaggttcttgtaaGTTGGTTTTAAGTTAGAACACAAACACTTGTTAtattaaaaaccttcctcaatcaaggaaggaaaaaccccGTTTTATTAATGCAACtagatgattttatgattaCAACTAAATAATCAAAAACCTCACCACTACAACGACTCTCGATTAACTATAATCGACTACTTCTActctccaaaaggccaaacccaccttttgttacaaacCTCACCAAGGCTCAACTCTgcaagaagtcaaacccacttcttgtacAAAGAATCGTAACTAACACTCAACAATGAAACAAGAAAATAGTTTTACACGTTCAAGACTTTCTAACTTAAGAACTTCTTGAACTCAGCAAACCTATCGATCTTGAAGACTTTTACTTGATGAATAATTCTCACTTTTCTCTCTATGTGAAGTCATGATTTCTTCATCTGCGTTTGACCTCTTCTTATAGAGTTTTCTCCTGCCATGAATCCTTATCAAATAAGGTAAGGAAATTGTAATTGTATAAACAAGGAGTACTGATTTTACCTTTTATTGTACAATCCTTTTTATATACAACTTTCTtccttaataaaatatattaaagtttccttatttgtatcaacttgtatcttcaatatattaattttggCTATGACAATTAATTCCAATGCTTGTCTACGTCAATTTGCTACTACAATTGTTTGCAtttcttgtctatcatcaaaacaccaatttttatattcttgtagAAGAATTACCGATTCTATCAATGAAGGAtttgcaaaattttaaaatgtaaccCACAATATATTTAGTGAGTTTTGACGAATAAAAAGTGATGTTATAAACTTAAAGCCATCAAGAATTGAACCTTCTAAATCAACCTCGGGCCTCAAAGCTTCTAACTCAATCTTTATTACTGAGCTAGAGGCTCTACTTACGTCAAGTGTGTGCAaacttatgtatatatttacaatTTCATTGATTTGGCCTctatatacaatatattttttcaataaagggtGTTCATCTACACACCCATCAATGGTTGTAGCTCCACCCTCGACTACCGTTATAAACAAGTTCCTCAACATGTTGTTTGGTGGGATTTTTTTATCGATATTGTTTTAGAACTCTTACGAAGTTCCACAAGTTTcacatcatcattatcaatcaagaaactttttttttttcgaagACCGTTGCAAACAAGTATCTGtaagatataaaaatatatttaataatcaattttgataaaaattataaaaacaaaaaacatgtaactcaaaatcaatatatggatacatattaataaataaagaattcaTATATAAACAATATAACCAATCAAGAATAAGTGTTTTGCTAATGTATCAttctttgattaaaaaattatacacataaaatttaaaaagtgaaaaaaatagattcaaaaagtgacagaaattaaaaaaaaaaaaaacaaaaacgaaaaaaaagaaaagaaaagaagaagacaagaagaagaagtaCTTACTGTAAAATGTCACAAAACCAAAAGAAGAAGTTAGAATATGTATTTAAATACAGAGAATAAGTGATGTTAGGGTGATTTTACTTCCTTTTGGGCGCTAGTTTTATTAAACTTTGGCTTATAttaaaataggaaaagaaaGTGCTATTTAGGCATGAAATAATGAGAGGGAAAAAGTTTGGATTGtaatatttttacttctattttgatttttctaaaattaattttgtgttgtttcttccaaaaatatatatgacaaCATTATTTATAGTATATGATAGGGAATTTACTGTGTATCATGATTTCCCTccaaataactataataataataaaaagtttcatCACTTATTCGATTAATgttatttaaaatctaaaattgatgtgtaaattattttaattagctAGGACTTTATCATgtccaaagctttgtttctcttagTTAAGAGAACTTTGTTATCAATTCAATgagaaatataattaatgacATTTTTCTATTTAGTTACAATAATTGTTTGTcactaaaacttttttttagtaGTTTTTAGCGTGCGTTTGATCAtgttttattgttaaatttgaaaaaattataatcatttttaaagtgaataaatattttgtgttGGTCATAAATGCAAAgtgatttttttctatttagaaCATAATGACTCGCCCAAAAATTGGCCGAACAATGGGGAAAAAATGAAAacgtattttttttgtttttaagttTTGGAAATTCTACAACTCAACTTCAAGTTAGATTCCAAAATTTTATAGTCAAATGTGTTTTTCAAAGTTCAACTATCAAAAAGTGAATAAATTGCACAGCCAAATTCTCAAATATATTGACAATACAAAGATAAGAATTAATCATgatattaatgtaataatatttatatttgaaagggaaaagagtaaaaaaaaaatattccaacTTTGGTCGAATACGTTGTTACGAAACAAAATATTATGGAGGATGTTTTACCTCCTGTGctatttaataatgtatcttaaaggtatatatgttcCGACGTGGACGCATTActactataattataaaatatttatgatttctaCGTagacacatatatacctttaagatacactattaaatagtgtagaGGGTAAAAGGTCTTTTCCAAAGTTTATTATTGTTACaacaatttcaatcaaaattcaaatatatttcagaCTTTTTTCACTATTTGAAActtacaaatatatttatttttaaaaatgaattaaatttaacaATGAACACCTATTATTACACCAAAATATGTTGCTTTGATACAAC encodes the following:
- the LOC138347404 gene encoding uncharacterized protein; translation: MDELIGNLITYELKKNQEKEIGGKRKERNLYLKATASSDDFEDESISLITTRFTRMLKRGQKFQKKTPQKSNENTKDQVCHKCGSPDHFINFCPLWALEQKKTNSEKGKDIKKDKFVPSNRRITTQEAEISMKRAFATMENSSDEESEVDEIENKSLLALDQENDYDYLALVAVETKEEKETWRSKEIMLALMDRSDSEEDKEEEEMNEKGYSSSHTR